From a single Accipiter gentilis chromosome 10, bAccGen1.1, whole genome shotgun sequence genomic region:
- the RHOT1 gene encoding mitochondrial Rho GTPase 1 isoform X2 produces the protein MKKDVRILLVGEPRVGKTSLIMSLVSEEFPEEVPPRAEEITIPADVTPERVPTHIVDYSEAEQSDEQLYHEISQANVICIVYAVNNKNSIDKVTSRWIPLINERTDKDSRLPLILVGNKSDLVEYSSMETILPIMNQYTEIETCVECSAKNLKNISELFYYAQKAVLHPTGPLYCPEEKEMKPACIKALTRIFRISDQDNDGTLNDAELNFFQRICFNTPLAPQALEDVKNVVRKNLSDGVADNGLTLKGFLFLHTLFIQRGRHETTWTVLRRFGYDDDLELTPEYLFPPLKIPPDCTTELNHHAYLFLQSIFDKHDLDRDCALSPDELKDLFKVFPYMPWGPDVNNTVCTNERGWITYQGFLSQWTLTTYLDVQRCLEYLGYLGYSILAEQESQASAITVTRDKKIDLQKKQTQRNVFRCNVVGMKGCGKSGVLQALLGRNLIRQRQIRAEHKSYYAINTVYVYGQEKYLLLHDVSDSEFLTDAETICDAVCLVYDVSNPKSFEYCARIFKHFMDSRIPCLVVAAKSDLHEVRQEYSISPAEFCKKHKMPPPQAFTCNTVDVPSKDIFVKLTTMAMYPHARLRCMCACNRCTFCICQNFLNSDLLQSVKNKLFTAVLNRHVTQADLKSSTFWLRASFGATVFAVLGFAMYKALLKQR, from the exons ATGAAGAAGGACGTGAGGATCCTGCTGGTGGGAGAAC CCAGAGTTGGGAAGACGTCACTAATTATGTCTCTTGTCAGTGAAGAATTTCCAGAAGAG GTTCCACCACGAGCTGAAGAAATCACCATTCCAGCTGATGTCACCCCTGAAAGAGTGCCAACCCACATAGTGGATTATTCAG AAGCAGAGCAAAGTGATGAGCAGCTTTATCATGAAATATCACAG gcAAATGTGATTTGTATAGTATATGCTGTTAACAACAAGAATTCTATTGATAAG GTAACAAGTCGATGGATTCCTCTCATCAATGAAAGGACAGACAAAGATAGCAG gctgCCTCTTATATTAGTTGGAAACAAGTCTGATCTAGTGGAATATAGCAGTATGGAAACTATCCTTCCCATTATGAATCAATATACAGAGATAGAAACTTGTGTAGAG TGTTCAGCCAAAAACTTGAAGAATATATCTGAGCTATTTTATTACGCGCAGAAAGCTGTTCTACATCCTACAGGTCCTCTTTATTGCCCAGAGGAGAAAGAG ATGAAACCTGCCTGTATTAAAGCACTCACTCGCATTTTTAGAATTTCTGACCAGGATAATGATGGTACTCTCAATGATGCAGAGCTTAACTTCTTTCAG agaatTTGTTTTAATACACCACTTGCACCTCAAGCTTTGGAAGATGTAAAGAATGTAGTCAGGAAAAACTTAAGTGATGGAGTTGCGGATAATGGATTAACGTTAAAAG gttttctttttctacacaCACTTTTCATTCAGCGAGGAAGGCATGAAACAACTTGGACTGTTTTGCGTCGATTTGGATATGACGATGACTTAGAGCTTACACCAGAGTACTTGTTTCCTCC GCTAAAAATTCCTCCAGACTGCACAACAGAATTAAATCATCATGCATACTTGtttcttcaaagtatttttgatAAACATGATTTG GATAGAGATTGTGCTTTGTCTCCTGATGAATTGAAAGATCTGTTCAAAGTCTTCCCTTATATGCCATGGGGACCTGATGTTAACAACACTGTTTGTACAAATGAAAGGGGGTGGATTACATATCAAGGGTTTCTTTCTCAGTGGAC ACTAACCACATACTTAGATGTACAGCGTTGCCTGGAGTACCTGGGTTATTTAGGCTATTCAATACTTGCAGAACAAGAATCTCAAGCATCAGCAATTacag TAACAAGAGATAAAAAGATAGACCTTCAGAAAAAACAGACTCAGAGAAATGTTTTCCGATGCAATGTTGTTGGAATGAAAGGCTGTGGGAAAAGTGGAGTTCTTCAGGCTCTTCTTGGAAGAAATCTAATA AGACAGAGGCAAATACGTGCAGAACACAAATCTTACTATGCCATTAATACAGTCTATGTATATGGACAGGAAAAATACTTGCTG CTACATGATGTCAGTGATTCTGAATTTTTAACTGACGCTGAGACCATATGTGATGCCGTCTGCCTGGTATATGATGTCAGTAACCCGAAGTCTTTTGAGTACTGTGCCAGGATTTTTAAG CACTTCATGGATAGCAGAATACCATGCTTAGTGGTAGCTGCAAAGTCTGACTTGCATGAAGTTAGACAAGAATATAGTATTTCTCCTGCTGAattctgcaaaaaacacaaaatGCCTCCACCTCAAGCCTTTACTTGTAATACGGTTGATGTGCCGAGTAAGGATATCTTTGTTAAACTGACAACTATGGCAATGTATCC CCATGCCCGGTTACGCTGTATGTGCGCCTGCAACAGGTGTACATTTTGCATCTGTCAGAACTTCCTCAACTCAGACTTGCTGCAATCTGTAAAGAACAAACTCTTCACTGCAGTTCTTAACAG GCATGTGACACAAGCGGACCTGAAGAGCTCTACATTTTGGCTCCGAGCAAGTTTTGGTGCTACTGTCTTTGCAGTTTTGGGATTTGCTATGTACAAAGCATTACTAAAGCAACGATGA
- the RHOT1 gene encoding mitochondrial Rho GTPase 1 isoform X1, with amino-acid sequence MKKDVRILLVGEPRVGKTSLIMSLVSEEFPEEVPPRAEEITIPADVTPERVPTHIVDYSEAEQSDEQLYHEISQANVICIVYAVNNKNSIDKVTSRWIPLINERTDKDSRLPLILVGNKSDLVEYSSMETILPIMNQYTEIETCVECSAKNLKNISELFYYAQKAVLHPTGPLYCPEEKEMKPACIKALTRIFRISDQDNDGTLNDAELNFFQRICFNTPLAPQALEDVKNVVRKNLSDGVADNGLTLKGFLFLHTLFIQRGRHETTWTVLRRFGYDDDLELTPEYLFPPLKIPPDCTTELNHHAYLFLQSIFDKHDLDRDCALSPDELKDLFKVFPYMPWGPDVNNTVCTNERGWITYQGFLSQWTLTTYLDVQRCLEYLGYLGYSILAEQESQASAITVTRDKKIDLQKKQTQRNVFRCNVVGMKGCGKSGVLQALLGRNLIRQRQIRAEHKSYYAINTVYVYGQEKYLLLHDVSDSEFLTDAETICDAVCLVYDVSNPKSFEYCARIFKQHFMDSRIPCLVVAAKSDLHEVRQEYSISPAEFCKKHKMPPPQAFTCNTVDVPSKDIFVKLTTMAMYPHARLRCMCACNRCTFCICQNFLNSDLLQSVKNKLFTAVLNRHVTQADLKSSTFWLRASFGATVFAVLGFAMYKALLKQR; translated from the exons ATGAAGAAGGACGTGAGGATCCTGCTGGTGGGAGAAC CCAGAGTTGGGAAGACGTCACTAATTATGTCTCTTGTCAGTGAAGAATTTCCAGAAGAG GTTCCACCACGAGCTGAAGAAATCACCATTCCAGCTGATGTCACCCCTGAAAGAGTGCCAACCCACATAGTGGATTATTCAG AAGCAGAGCAAAGTGATGAGCAGCTTTATCATGAAATATCACAG gcAAATGTGATTTGTATAGTATATGCTGTTAACAACAAGAATTCTATTGATAAG GTAACAAGTCGATGGATTCCTCTCATCAATGAAAGGACAGACAAAGATAGCAG gctgCCTCTTATATTAGTTGGAAACAAGTCTGATCTAGTGGAATATAGCAGTATGGAAACTATCCTTCCCATTATGAATCAATATACAGAGATAGAAACTTGTGTAGAG TGTTCAGCCAAAAACTTGAAGAATATATCTGAGCTATTTTATTACGCGCAGAAAGCTGTTCTACATCCTACAGGTCCTCTTTATTGCCCAGAGGAGAAAGAG ATGAAACCTGCCTGTATTAAAGCACTCACTCGCATTTTTAGAATTTCTGACCAGGATAATGATGGTACTCTCAATGATGCAGAGCTTAACTTCTTTCAG agaatTTGTTTTAATACACCACTTGCACCTCAAGCTTTGGAAGATGTAAAGAATGTAGTCAGGAAAAACTTAAGTGATGGAGTTGCGGATAATGGATTAACGTTAAAAG gttttctttttctacacaCACTTTTCATTCAGCGAGGAAGGCATGAAACAACTTGGACTGTTTTGCGTCGATTTGGATATGACGATGACTTAGAGCTTACACCAGAGTACTTGTTTCCTCC GCTAAAAATTCCTCCAGACTGCACAACAGAATTAAATCATCATGCATACTTGtttcttcaaagtatttttgatAAACATGATTTG GATAGAGATTGTGCTTTGTCTCCTGATGAATTGAAAGATCTGTTCAAAGTCTTCCCTTATATGCCATGGGGACCTGATGTTAACAACACTGTTTGTACAAATGAAAGGGGGTGGATTACATATCAAGGGTTTCTTTCTCAGTGGAC ACTAACCACATACTTAGATGTACAGCGTTGCCTGGAGTACCTGGGTTATTTAGGCTATTCAATACTTGCAGAACAAGAATCTCAAGCATCAGCAATTacag TAACAAGAGATAAAAAGATAGACCTTCAGAAAAAACAGACTCAGAGAAATGTTTTCCGATGCAATGTTGTTGGAATGAAAGGCTGTGGGAAAAGTGGAGTTCTTCAGGCTCTTCTTGGAAGAAATCTAATA AGACAGAGGCAAATACGTGCAGAACACAAATCTTACTATGCCATTAATACAGTCTATGTATATGGACAGGAAAAATACTTGCTG CTACATGATGTCAGTGATTCTGAATTTTTAACTGACGCTGAGACCATATGTGATGCCGTCTGCCTGGTATATGATGTCAGTAACCCGAAGTCTTTTGAGTACTGTGCCAGGATTTTTAAG CAGCACTTCATGGATAGCAGAATACCATGCTTAGTGGTAGCTGCAAAGTCTGACTTGCATGAAGTTAGACAAGAATATAGTATTTCTCCTGCTGAattctgcaaaaaacacaaaatGCCTCCACCTCAAGCCTTTACTTGTAATACGGTTGATGTGCCGAGTAAGGATATCTTTGTTAAACTGACAACTATGGCAATGTATCC CCATGCCCGGTTACGCTGTATGTGCGCCTGCAACAGGTGTACATTTTGCATCTGTCAGAACTTCCTCAACTCAGACTTGCTGCAATCTGTAAAGAACAAACTCTTCACTGCAGTTCTTAACAG GCATGTGACACAAGCGGACCTGAAGAGCTCTACATTTTGGCTCCGAGCAAGTTTTGGTGCTACTGTCTTTGCAGTTTTGGGATTTGCTATGTACAAAGCATTACTAAAGCAACGATGA
- the RHOT1 gene encoding mitochondrial Rho GTPase 1 isoform X4 translates to METILPIMNQYTEIETCVECSAKNLKNISELFYYAQKAVLHPTGPLYCPEEKEMKPACIKALTRIFRISDQDNDGTLNDAELNFFQRICFNTPLAPQALEDVKNVVRKNLSDGVADNGLTLKGFLFLHTLFIQRGRHETTWTVLRRFGYDDDLELTPEYLFPPLKIPPDCTTELNHHAYLFLQSIFDKHDLDRDCALSPDELKDLFKVFPYMPWGPDVNNTVCTNERGWITYQGFLSQWTLTTYLDVQRCLEYLGYLGYSILAEQESQASAITVTRDKKIDLQKKQTQRNVFRCNVVGMKGCGKSGVLQALLGRNLIRQRQIRAEHKSYYAINTVYVYGQEKYLLLHDVSDSEFLTDAETICDAVCLVYDVSNPKSFEYCARIFKQHFMDSRIPCLVVAAKSDLHEVRQEYSISPAEFCKKHKMPPPQAFTCNTVDVPSKDIFVKLTTMAMYPHARLRCMCACNRCTFCICQNFLNSDLLQSVKNKLFTAVLNRHVTQADLKSSTFWLRASFGATVFAVLGFAMYKALLKQR, encoded by the exons ATGGAAACTATCCTTCCCATTATGAATCAATATACAGAGATAGAAACTTGTGTAGAG TGTTCAGCCAAAAACTTGAAGAATATATCTGAGCTATTTTATTACGCGCAGAAAGCTGTTCTACATCCTACAGGTCCTCTTTATTGCCCAGAGGAGAAAGAG ATGAAACCTGCCTGTATTAAAGCACTCACTCGCATTTTTAGAATTTCTGACCAGGATAATGATGGTACTCTCAATGATGCAGAGCTTAACTTCTTTCAG agaatTTGTTTTAATACACCACTTGCACCTCAAGCTTTGGAAGATGTAAAGAATGTAGTCAGGAAAAACTTAAGTGATGGAGTTGCGGATAATGGATTAACGTTAAAAG gttttctttttctacacaCACTTTTCATTCAGCGAGGAAGGCATGAAACAACTTGGACTGTTTTGCGTCGATTTGGATATGACGATGACTTAGAGCTTACACCAGAGTACTTGTTTCCTCC GCTAAAAATTCCTCCAGACTGCACAACAGAATTAAATCATCATGCATACTTGtttcttcaaagtatttttgatAAACATGATTTG GATAGAGATTGTGCTTTGTCTCCTGATGAATTGAAAGATCTGTTCAAAGTCTTCCCTTATATGCCATGGGGACCTGATGTTAACAACACTGTTTGTACAAATGAAAGGGGGTGGATTACATATCAAGGGTTTCTTTCTCAGTGGAC ACTAACCACATACTTAGATGTACAGCGTTGCCTGGAGTACCTGGGTTATTTAGGCTATTCAATACTTGCAGAACAAGAATCTCAAGCATCAGCAATTacag TAACAAGAGATAAAAAGATAGACCTTCAGAAAAAACAGACTCAGAGAAATGTTTTCCGATGCAATGTTGTTGGAATGAAAGGCTGTGGGAAAAGTGGAGTTCTTCAGGCTCTTCTTGGAAGAAATCTAATA AGACAGAGGCAAATACGTGCAGAACACAAATCTTACTATGCCATTAATACAGTCTATGTATATGGACAGGAAAAATACTTGCTG CTACATGATGTCAGTGATTCTGAATTTTTAACTGACGCTGAGACCATATGTGATGCCGTCTGCCTGGTATATGATGTCAGTAACCCGAAGTCTTTTGAGTACTGTGCCAGGATTTTTAAG CAGCACTTCATGGATAGCAGAATACCATGCTTAGTGGTAGCTGCAAAGTCTGACTTGCATGAAGTTAGACAAGAATATAGTATTTCTCCTGCTGAattctgcaaaaaacacaaaatGCCTCCACCTCAAGCCTTTACTTGTAATACGGTTGATGTGCCGAGTAAGGATATCTTTGTTAAACTGACAACTATGGCAATGTATCC CCATGCCCGGTTACGCTGTATGTGCGCCTGCAACAGGTGTACATTTTGCATCTGTCAGAACTTCCTCAACTCAGACTTGCTGCAATCTGTAAAGAACAAACTCTTCACTGCAGTTCTTAACAG GCATGTGACACAAGCGGACCTGAAGAGCTCTACATTTTGGCTCCGAGCAAGTTTTGGTGCTACTGTCTTTGCAGTTTTGGGATTTGCTATGTACAAAGCATTACTAAAGCAACGATGA
- the RHOT1 gene encoding mitochondrial Rho GTPase 1 isoform X3: protein MKKDVRILLVGEPRVGKTSLIMSLVSEEFPEEVPPRAEEITIPADVTPERVPTHIVDYSEAEQSDEQLYHEISQANVICIVYAVNNKNSIDKVTSRWIPLINERTDKDSRLPLILVGNKSDLVEYSSMETILPIMNQYTEIETCVECSAKNLKNISELFYYAQKAVLHPTGPLYCPEEKEMKPACIKALTRIFRISDQDNDGTLNDAELNFFQRICFNTPLAPQALEDVKNVVRKNLSDGVADNGLTLKGFLFLHTLFIQRGRHETTWTVLRRFGYDDDLELTPEYLFPPLKIPPDCTTELNHHAYLFLQSIFDKHDLDRDCALSPDELKDLFKVFPYMPWGPDVNNTVCTNERGWITYQGFLSQWTLTTYLDVQRCLEYLGYLGYSILAEQESQASAITVTRDKKIDLQKKQTQRNVFRCNVVGMKGCGKSGVLQALLGRNLIRQRQIRAEHKSYYAINTVYVYGQEKYLLLHDVSDSEFLTDAETICDAVCLVYDVSNPKSFEYCARIFKQHFMDSRIPCLVVAAKSDLHEVRQEYSISPAEFCKKHKMPPPQAFTCNTVDVPSKDIFVKLTTMAMYPHVTQADLKSSTFWLRASFGATVFAVLGFAMYKALLKQR from the exons ATGAAGAAGGACGTGAGGATCCTGCTGGTGGGAGAAC CCAGAGTTGGGAAGACGTCACTAATTATGTCTCTTGTCAGTGAAGAATTTCCAGAAGAG GTTCCACCACGAGCTGAAGAAATCACCATTCCAGCTGATGTCACCCCTGAAAGAGTGCCAACCCACATAGTGGATTATTCAG AAGCAGAGCAAAGTGATGAGCAGCTTTATCATGAAATATCACAG gcAAATGTGATTTGTATAGTATATGCTGTTAACAACAAGAATTCTATTGATAAG GTAACAAGTCGATGGATTCCTCTCATCAATGAAAGGACAGACAAAGATAGCAG gctgCCTCTTATATTAGTTGGAAACAAGTCTGATCTAGTGGAATATAGCAGTATGGAAACTATCCTTCCCATTATGAATCAATATACAGAGATAGAAACTTGTGTAGAG TGTTCAGCCAAAAACTTGAAGAATATATCTGAGCTATTTTATTACGCGCAGAAAGCTGTTCTACATCCTACAGGTCCTCTTTATTGCCCAGAGGAGAAAGAG ATGAAACCTGCCTGTATTAAAGCACTCACTCGCATTTTTAGAATTTCTGACCAGGATAATGATGGTACTCTCAATGATGCAGAGCTTAACTTCTTTCAG agaatTTGTTTTAATACACCACTTGCACCTCAAGCTTTGGAAGATGTAAAGAATGTAGTCAGGAAAAACTTAAGTGATGGAGTTGCGGATAATGGATTAACGTTAAAAG gttttctttttctacacaCACTTTTCATTCAGCGAGGAAGGCATGAAACAACTTGGACTGTTTTGCGTCGATTTGGATATGACGATGACTTAGAGCTTACACCAGAGTACTTGTTTCCTCC GCTAAAAATTCCTCCAGACTGCACAACAGAATTAAATCATCATGCATACTTGtttcttcaaagtatttttgatAAACATGATTTG GATAGAGATTGTGCTTTGTCTCCTGATGAATTGAAAGATCTGTTCAAAGTCTTCCCTTATATGCCATGGGGACCTGATGTTAACAACACTGTTTGTACAAATGAAAGGGGGTGGATTACATATCAAGGGTTTCTTTCTCAGTGGAC ACTAACCACATACTTAGATGTACAGCGTTGCCTGGAGTACCTGGGTTATTTAGGCTATTCAATACTTGCAGAACAAGAATCTCAAGCATCAGCAATTacag TAACAAGAGATAAAAAGATAGACCTTCAGAAAAAACAGACTCAGAGAAATGTTTTCCGATGCAATGTTGTTGGAATGAAAGGCTGTGGGAAAAGTGGAGTTCTTCAGGCTCTTCTTGGAAGAAATCTAATA AGACAGAGGCAAATACGTGCAGAACACAAATCTTACTATGCCATTAATACAGTCTATGTATATGGACAGGAAAAATACTTGCTG CTACATGATGTCAGTGATTCTGAATTTTTAACTGACGCTGAGACCATATGTGATGCCGTCTGCCTGGTATATGATGTCAGTAACCCGAAGTCTTTTGAGTACTGTGCCAGGATTTTTAAG CAGCACTTCATGGATAGCAGAATACCATGCTTAGTGGTAGCTGCAAAGTCTGACTTGCATGAAGTTAGACAAGAATATAGTATTTCTCCTGCTGAattctgcaaaaaacacaaaatGCCTCCACCTCAAGCCTTTACTTGTAATACGGTTGATGTGCCGAGTAAGGATATCTTTGTTAAACTGACAACTATGGCAATGTATCC GCATGTGACACAAGCGGACCTGAAGAGCTCTACATTTTGGCTCCGAGCAAGTTTTGGTGCTACTGTCTTTGCAGTTTTGGGATTTGCTATGTACAAAGCATTACTAAAGCAACGATGA
- the RHOT1 gene encoding mitochondrial Rho GTPase 1 isoform X5, which translates to MKKDVRILLVGEPRVGKTSLIMSLVSEEFPEEVPPRAEEITIPADVTPERVPTHIVDYSEAEQSDEQLYHEISQANVICIVYAVNNKNSIDKVTSRWIPLINERTDKDSRLPLILVGNKSDLVEYSSMETILPIMNQYTEIETCVECSAKNLKNISELFYYAQKAVLHPTGPLYCPEEKEMKPACIKALTRIFRISDQDNDGTLNDAELNFFQRICFNTPLAPQALEDVKNVVRKNLSDGVADNGLTLKGFLFLHTLFIQRGRHETTWTVLRRFGYDDDLELTPEYLFPPLKIPPDCTTELNHHAYLFLQSIFDKHDLDRDCALSPDELKDLFKVFPYMPWGPDVNNTVCTNERGWITYQGFLSQWTLTTYLDVQRCLEYLGYLGYSILAEQESQASAITVTRDKKIDLQKKQTQRNVFRCNVVGMKGCGKSGVLQALLGRNLIRQRQIRAEHKSYYAINTVYVYGQEKYLLLHDVSDSEFLTDAETICDAVCLVYDVSNPKSFEYCARIFKQHFMDSRIPCLVVAAKSDLHEVRQEYSISPAEFCKKHKMPPPQAFTCNTVDVPSKDIFVKLTTMAMYPHARLRCMCACNRCTFCICQNFLNSDLLQSVKNKLFTAVLNRLRPYIDELGAMLLADEESSIMQQVHAVNFVEDSIFMESSLGPRLLEDRHVTQADLKSSTFWLRASFGATVFAVLGFAMYKALLKQR; encoded by the exons ATGAAGAAGGACGTGAGGATCCTGCTGGTGGGAGAAC CCAGAGTTGGGAAGACGTCACTAATTATGTCTCTTGTCAGTGAAGAATTTCCAGAAGAG GTTCCACCACGAGCTGAAGAAATCACCATTCCAGCTGATGTCACCCCTGAAAGAGTGCCAACCCACATAGTGGATTATTCAG AAGCAGAGCAAAGTGATGAGCAGCTTTATCATGAAATATCACAG gcAAATGTGATTTGTATAGTATATGCTGTTAACAACAAGAATTCTATTGATAAG GTAACAAGTCGATGGATTCCTCTCATCAATGAAAGGACAGACAAAGATAGCAG gctgCCTCTTATATTAGTTGGAAACAAGTCTGATCTAGTGGAATATAGCAGTATGGAAACTATCCTTCCCATTATGAATCAATATACAGAGATAGAAACTTGTGTAGAG TGTTCAGCCAAAAACTTGAAGAATATATCTGAGCTATTTTATTACGCGCAGAAAGCTGTTCTACATCCTACAGGTCCTCTTTATTGCCCAGAGGAGAAAGAG ATGAAACCTGCCTGTATTAAAGCACTCACTCGCATTTTTAGAATTTCTGACCAGGATAATGATGGTACTCTCAATGATGCAGAGCTTAACTTCTTTCAG agaatTTGTTTTAATACACCACTTGCACCTCAAGCTTTGGAAGATGTAAAGAATGTAGTCAGGAAAAACTTAAGTGATGGAGTTGCGGATAATGGATTAACGTTAAAAG gttttctttttctacacaCACTTTTCATTCAGCGAGGAAGGCATGAAACAACTTGGACTGTTTTGCGTCGATTTGGATATGACGATGACTTAGAGCTTACACCAGAGTACTTGTTTCCTCC GCTAAAAATTCCTCCAGACTGCACAACAGAATTAAATCATCATGCATACTTGtttcttcaaagtatttttgatAAACATGATTTG GATAGAGATTGTGCTTTGTCTCCTGATGAATTGAAAGATCTGTTCAAAGTCTTCCCTTATATGCCATGGGGACCTGATGTTAACAACACTGTTTGTACAAATGAAAGGGGGTGGATTACATATCAAGGGTTTCTTTCTCAGTGGAC ACTAACCACATACTTAGATGTACAGCGTTGCCTGGAGTACCTGGGTTATTTAGGCTATTCAATACTTGCAGAACAAGAATCTCAAGCATCAGCAATTacag TAACAAGAGATAAAAAGATAGACCTTCAGAAAAAACAGACTCAGAGAAATGTTTTCCGATGCAATGTTGTTGGAATGAAAGGCTGTGGGAAAAGTGGAGTTCTTCAGGCTCTTCTTGGAAGAAATCTAATA AGACAGAGGCAAATACGTGCAGAACACAAATCTTACTATGCCATTAATACAGTCTATGTATATGGACAGGAAAAATACTTGCTG CTACATGATGTCAGTGATTCTGAATTTTTAACTGACGCTGAGACCATATGTGATGCCGTCTGCCTGGTATATGATGTCAGTAACCCGAAGTCTTTTGAGTACTGTGCCAGGATTTTTAAG CAGCACTTCATGGATAGCAGAATACCATGCTTAGTGGTAGCTGCAAAGTCTGACTTGCATGAAGTTAGACAAGAATATAGTATTTCTCCTGCTGAattctgcaaaaaacacaaaatGCCTCCACCTCAAGCCTTTACTTGTAATACGGTTGATGTGCCGAGTAAGGATATCTTTGTTAAACTGACAACTATGGCAATGTATCC CCATGCCCGGTTACGCTGTATGTGCGCCTGCAACAGGTGTACATTTTGCATCTGTCAGAACTTCCTCAACTCAGACTTGCTGCAATCTGTAAAGAACAAACTCTTCACTGCAGTTCTTAACAG GTTAAGACCCTACATAGATGAGTTGGGGGCCATGCTGTTAGCAGACGAGGAGAGCAGTATTATGCAGCAGGTGCACGCCGTCAACTTTGTAGAAGATTCCATCTTCATGGAGTCATCTCTTGGTCCACGTTTACTTGAAGACAG GCATGTGACACAAGCGGACCTGAAGAGCTCTACATTTTGGCTCCGAGCAAGTTTTGGTGCTACTGTCTTTGCAGTTTTGGGATTTGCTATGTACAAAGCATTACTAAAGCAACGATGA